Proteins from one Bufo gargarizans isolate SCDJY-AF-19 chromosome 8, ASM1485885v1, whole genome shotgun sequence genomic window:
- the TSC2 gene encoding tuberin isoform X2 — MARQMGRDPGLKEKVKMFLGLGPSRGKSKHSEWRQPEYIITAELLKELSPESALSIRVRAMNQICELAKTKKFEDHAVEAIWTSIVDLLEPDQPAEGRHNVLNLLKSLIVGQGDRLGFLRAHFFHVIKDYPSNEDLVERLEVFKALTDNGRYITYLEEELADFVLQWMEFGLSPDFLLVLVNLVKFHSCYLESYIAPMVQMICLLCNRTTSSYDIEVSLKVLDAVVCYNCLPSESIPTFVITLCRTINIKELCEPCWKLMRNLLGTHLGHSAIYTMSCIMEDKVYSEDAPLLRGAVFFVGMGLWGAHRLFCLKNSPISVLPSFLKAMNCPNAVVSYEIVLSIIRLIKKYGREVQAVTWDVVLDIVERLFQQFQVLRSQELKAAVHNLLTAVEELYDQNDFHGDEERFFDLVEKNSDERPAASVVNLITYRAQSIHPGKEGWVQDLQKLMDKYFRNESRCVVRMKVLDVLSFALSINRQFYEEELIEKVVTCQLAHIPEDKDHQVRKLATQLLGDLAECCHSCHFNSLMDIIERVVTRSLSLTESAGQDTSSLEDVKTSVLGLMVILQTKLYTLPASHAMRVYEMLVNHIQLHYRNLYSSPMASSIRLQVFDFFLLLRADSLKRVGLPNKDGAVRFSPYCLCESVSESEKRVSDRKSSGTLSPPAGSPSLTSQSGCPRLGFLPFSLAFGVILQCLKQETDWKVLKLVLNKLPECLRYKLLILSSPCNIDQLSASLCTMLSDRSASDRLYNTPDGFSRTDLQLAVVPVLTALTSYHPYLDLSKQREMVHCLETGLIYRCAKQCVVALSMCMVEMPGILIKSLPMLIVKLTHISATVTMAIPMLEFLSTLVRLPHLYWNFAPEQYVSVFAISLPYTNPSKFNQYIVFLAHHVIAMWFIRCRLSFRRDFVPYITKGLRSNVLQSFDDTPEKGSFRARSTSLNERPKSLKLSKQTKPGMSDSSPVKEMRDLSNAFRSRSISVSERAAYSRMQTSVTSSSLSSADESSMAQADDSLKNLHLELTEICLDMMARYVFSNFTAVPKRSPVGEFLLDGGRTKTWLVGNKLVTVTTSVGRGTRSLLGLDTGDVPKEGDADVGSSMQPEFKEAPKMEQQARKQGGHGLRAGSEAVSLSSPGGAPGSRVDKTPRRVQVKKEKATLADFVPVLTQGWAEILVRRPTGNTSWLMSLENPLSPFSSDINNMPLQELSNALMAAERFKEHRETALYKSLSMPTSTLSSPASKPTLLQRSNTVASVSLASQSSGQGKLLRSISWAESSVVPEEGSQLDVEGDVTSPRGSQELDDFEAVINDDTTSEAKTDKKTDGISRSSSTSSQEESTSQHTEELELGGIPIEGSSRELPFQPSQTLSKSSSSPELQTLQEIPKEPDSKDPIQTPVLETKPLLHSASTEPVPSKPEEEVSAAATPKPEAGSRLEPGLPQQAPQSPSGYRPRGHTISDSEPSRRGRRINIDAFKNSTKATKAEKVPGIDPSFVFLQLYHSPFFGDESNKPILVPNTQTFERTMKLLDQIPCYDTHKIGVLYVGEGQVGNERAILSNEHGSYRYTQFLTGLGKLIELKDTQPDKIFLGGLDGCGDDGQFTYCWHDDIMQVIFQITTLMPNKEIDPYRCNKKRHVGNNFVNIVYNDSGEFYKLGTLKGQFNFVDVNIQPLDCESNLVTLQCRKDMEGLVDISVAKIVSDKNLPFLARQMALHSNMASQVHHSRSNPTDIYPSKWIARLRHIKKMRPKIHDELLEMSANMPYPISSLSNKPPPQNPPSASGSFETGQRTRLISAVDDFTEFA; from the exons ATGGCAAGACAAATGGGCCGAGACCCCGGCCTGAAGGAGAAGGTGAAAATGTTCCTGGGCCTGGGACCATCACGTGGAAAGTCCAAGCACTCCGAGTGGCGGCAGCCGGAGTACATCATCACCGCCGAGCTGCTGAAA GAGCTGAGTCCAGAGAGCGCGCTGAGCATTCGCGTCCGGGCCATGAATCAAATCTGCGAGCTGGCAAAAACCAAAAAATTTGAGGAT CACGCAGTGGAAGCAATCTGGACATCCATCGTGGATCTGCTGGAACCCGATCAACCAGCAGAGGGCAGACACAACGTCCTCAACCTACTGAAAAGCCTCATCGTAGGACAG GGTGACCGGCTGGGCTTTCTCCGGGCTCATTTCTTCCACGTCATAAAGGACTACCCCAGCAACGAGGACCTCGTGGAGAGGCTGGAGGTGTTCAAAGCTCTGACTGATAACGGCCGGTACATCACCTACCTTGAAGAGGAGCTAG CCGACTTTGTCCTGCAGTGGATGGAGTTCGGCTTGTCTCCAGATTTCCTGCTGGTGCTGGTGAACCTGGTGAAGTTCCACAGCTGTTATCTGGAAAGTTATATTGCTCCTATGGTGCA AATGATTTGTCTGCTTTGTAACCGGACTACTTCTTCCTATGATATTGAG GTGTCTCTAAAGGTCCTGGACGCCGTGGTTTGCTATAACTGCCTGCCGTCCGAGAGCATCCCCACTTTTGTGATCACGTTGTGCCGGACAATCAACATTAAGGAGCTGTGCGAACCCTGCTGGAAG CTGATGAGGAACCTCCTGGGCACACATCTCGGGCACAGCGCTATTTATACCATGAGCTGCATCATGGAAGACAA AGTCTATTCGGAGGACGCCCCCCTACTGAGGGGAGCTGTGTTTTTTGTGGGAATGGGGCTGTGGGGTGCACATAGGTTATTCTGTTTGAAGAACTCTCCAATATCTGTGCTACCCTCCTTTCTAAAG GCGATGAACTGTCCAAACGCAGTGGTGTCTTATGAGATCGTCCTGTCAATCATAAGACTGATCAAGAAGTACGGTCGGGAGGTGCAGGCGGTCACGTGGGACGTCGTCTTGGATATCGTGGAGCGGTTGTTCCAGCAGTTCCAG GTGCTGCGGAGTCAGGAGTTAAAGGCGGCTGTGCACAACCTATTAACTGCTGTAGAGGAGCTCTATGACCAGAATGACTTCCATGGGGACGAGGAGAGGTTCTTTGATCTTGTGGAGAAGAACTCCGATGAGCGGCCT GCGGCCTCTGTAGTGAATCTCATAACGTACAGAGCCCAGAGCATCCACCCGGGCAAGGAGGGATGGGTGCAGGACCTGCAGAAACTGATGGACAAGTACTTCAG GAATGAGTCCCGCTGCGTTGTACGTATGAAGGTCTTAGATGTCTTGTCTTTCGCTCTCAGCATTAACAGACAGTTTTACGAG GAAGAACTGATTGAGAAGGTAGTTACCTGTCAGCTGGCCCACATCCCAGAAGATAAGGATCATCAGGTTCGAAAACTTGCCACCCAACTTCTGGGCGACTTGGCTGAATGCTGCCACTCTTGCCACTTCAACAGCCTGATGGATATCATTGAGAGG GTTGTGACCCGTTCTTTGTCTTTGACTGAATCTGCAGGACAGGACACCTCATCCCTGGAAGATGTGAAGACCTCTGTACTTGGGCTAATGGTTATATTACAG ACCAAGCTATATACTCTACCGGCAAGTCATGCCATGCGTGTGTACGAGATGCTGGTCAACCATATCCAGTTGCACTACAGAAACCTGTATAGCTCCCCCATGGCCAGCAGTATTCGCCTCCAG GTGTTTGATTTCTTCTTGCTGCTGAGAGCCGACTCTCTGAAACGCGTTGGTCTTCCCAACAAGGATGGAGCTGTGCGATTCAGCCCGTATTGTCTCTGTGAATCTGT GAGCGAGTCTGAGAAAAGGGTGTCGGACAGGAAATCCTCTGGTACCCTGTCACCTCCTGCTGGAAGTCCTAGCCTCACATCTCAGAGCGGTTGTCCTCGCTTGGGCTTTCTGCCATTCTCATTGGCATTTGGCGTCATCCTGCAATGTCTCAAACAG GAGACGGACTGGAAAGTTCTGAAACTGGTTCTCAACAAGCTACCCGAGTGCCTTCGGTACAAACTCCTCAtcctgtcctctccctgcaacattgACCAGCTGTCTGCGTCCCTGTGTACCATG CTCTCAGACCGAAGCGCAAGCGACCGTCTTTACAACACACCAGATGGCTTCTCTCGTACTGACCTACAGCTTGCAGTGGTTCCTGTGCTGACTGCATTGACTTCATACCACCCTTACCTGGACCTCAGTAAACAG AGGGAAATGGTGCATTGTCTGGAAACCGGCCTGATCTACCGCTGTGCCAAGCAGTGTGTGGTTGCCCTGTCCATGTGCATGGTAGAGATGCCAGGGATCCTGATTAAATCATTGCCAATGCTCATTGTGAAGCTGACCCACATCTCCGCCACAGTCACCATGGCTATCCCCATGCTGGAGTTTCTGTCCA CTCTCGTTCGGCTGCCACATCTTTATTGGAACTTTGCTCCAGAGCAGTACGTTAGCGTGTTTGCCATTTCCCTTCCCTACACAAATCCATCAAA GTTTAATCAGTACATTGTGTTCCTGGCCCACCATGTCATTGCCATGTGGTTCATCCGATGCCGGCTCTCGTTCAGAAGGGACTTTGTGCCTTACATAACGAAG GGTCTCCGCTCCAATGTCCTGCAGAGCTTTGATGATACACCGGAAAAGGGGAGCTTCAGGGCCCGCAGTACTAGTCTGAATGAGCGGCCTAAAAG CTTGAAGCTATCTAAACAAACCAAGCCGGGCATGAGTGACTCCTCCCCGGTGAAGGAGATGCGAGACCTTTCCAATGCCTTTCGATCCCGCAGCATCAGTGTGTCGGAGCGGGCCGCATACAG CCGGATGCAGACCTCTGTGACCAGCTCGAGCCTGAGCTCGGCCGACGAAAGCTCCATGGCCCAGGCCGATGACAGCTTGAAAAATCTTCACCTGGAGCTAACGGAGATCTGTCTAGACATGATGGCCAGATACGTGTTCTCCAACTTCACTGCGGTTCCCAAGAG GTCTCCAGTTGGTGAGTTCCTCCTGGATGGAGGCAGAACCAAGACATGGCTGGTCGGAAACAAATTGGTGACTGTGACAACAAGTGTAGGGAGGGGGACACGGTCCCTCCTTGGCTTGGATACTGGGGATGTCCCGAAGGAGGGAGATGCAGATGTCGG CTCGTCAATGCAACCTGAATTCAAAGAAGCTCCTAAGATGGAGCAGCAGGCGAGAAAGCAGG gtggTCATGGACTACGAGCTGGATCTGAAGCCGTCTCTCTGTCTTCACCTGGGGGAGCTCCTGGAAGCAGAGTGGACAAGACTCCCCGTAGGGTCCAGGTGAAGAAGGAGAAGGCTACACTGGCTGATTTTGTTCCAGTGCTGACTCAGGGCTGGGCAGAGATACTCGTGCGTAGGCCGACAG GTAATACCAGCTGGCTTATGAGTTTGGAGAACCCCCTCAGTCCCTTCTCTTCAGACATTAACAATATGCCCCTCCAAGAACTGTCTAACGCCCTAATGGCAGCCGAGAGGTTCAAAGAGCATCGGGAGACTGCGCTCTACAAGTCCCTCTCCATGCCCACCTCCACCCTGAGCTCTCCTGCAAGCAAACCCACACTCCTCCAAAGGTCCAACACAG TGGCTTCTGTCTCTCTCGCATCCCAGTCCAGTGGTCAAGGGAAGCTGCTTAGGAGCATATCCTGGGCAG AATCCTCAGTGGTGCCTGAGGAAGGTTCCCAACTGGACGTTGAAGGAGATGTAACGTCCCCACGTGGTTCCCAAGAGCTGGATGACTTTGAAGCTGTGATTAACGATGACACCACCAGTGAAGCCAAGACAGACAAGAAGACTGATGGAATCAGCAGG TCGTCCTCCACCTCCAGTCAGGAAGAATCTACATCCCAGCACACAGAAGAGTTGGAGCTCGGTGGGATTCCTATAGAAGGTTCTTCACGTGAACTTCCTTTCCAACCTTCGCAAACACTAAGCAAGTCGAGTTCATCCCCTGAGCTTCAGACTTTGCAGGAGATTCCCAAGGAGCCCGACAGTAAAGACCCCATTCAAACCCCTGTGCTAGAAACGAAACCTCTGCTGCACAGTGCAAGCACGGAGCCTGTACCCAGCAAACCAGAGGAGGAGGTTTCTGCAGCAGCAACCCCAAAACCCGAGGCAGGTTCAAGGCTGGAACCAGGACTGCCACAACAGGCTCCACAGTCCCCAAGTGGGTACCGACCCAGGGGCCACACCATCTCCGACTCCGAACCTTCCAGACGAGGCAGAAGAATTAACATTGATGCTTTTAAGAACAGCACCAAGGCCACCAAAGCAGAGAAGGTGCCAGGAATAGACCCAAG CTTTGTATTTCTACAGCTCTACCACTCTCCTTTCTTCGGGGATGAGTCCAACAAGCCCATCCTGGTCCCCAATACTCAG ACATTTGAAAGAACTATGAAACTCCTTGACCAGATCCCGTGCTACGACACCCACAAGATAGGGGTCCTGTATGTTGGAGAAGGTCAG GTTGGCAATGAGCGGGCAATCCTATCCAACGAGCATGGATCCTACCGGTATACGCAGTTCCTGACCGGGCTGGGAAAGTTGATTGAGTTGAAGGACACTCAGCCCGACAAGATATTTCTGGGAGGACTGGACGGATGTGGAGACGATGGACAGTTCACCTACTGCTGGCACGATGACATCATGCAAG TCATATTCCAGATCACTACATTGATGCCAAACAAGGAGATAGACCCCTACCGCTGCAACAAGAAGAGACACGTGGGAAACAACTTTGTGAACATAGTGTATAACGACTCAGGAGAGTTTTATAAGCTGGGCACTCTTAAG GGTCAGTTCAACTTTGTGGACGTGAACATTCAGCCCCTGGACTGCGAGAGCAACTTGGTGACGTTACAGTGTCGGAAAG ATATGGAAGGACTGGTTGATATATCGGTCGCTAAAATAGTGTCCGATAAGAACTTGCCGTTCCTAGCCCGCCAGATGGCGCTGCACTCAAAC
- the TSC2 gene encoding tuberin isoform X6, with the protein MARQMGRDPGLKEKVKMFLGLGPSRGKSKHSEWRQPEYIITAELLKELSPESALSIRVRAMNQICELAKTKKFEDHAVEAIWTSIVDLLEPDQPAEGRHNVLNLLKSLIVGQGDRLGFLRAHFFHVIKDYPSNEDLVERLEVFKALTDNGRYITYLEEELADFVLQWMEFGLSPDFLLVLVNLVKFHSCYLESYIAPMVQMICLLCNRTTSSYDIEVSLKVLDAVVCYNCLPSESIPTFVITLCRTINIKELCEPCWKLMRNLLGTHLGHSAIYTMSCIMEDKVYSEDAPLLRGAVFFVGMGLWGAHRLFCLKNSPISVLPSFLKAMNCPNAVVSYEIVLSIIRLIKKYGREVQAVTWDVVLDIVERLFQQFQVLRSQELKAAVHNLLTAVEELYDQNDFHGDEERFFDLVEKNSDERPAASVVNLITYRAQSIHPGKEGWVQDLQKLMDKYFRNESRCVVRMKVLDVLSFALSINRQFYEEELIEKVVTCQLAHIPEDKDHQVRKLATQLLGDLAECCHSCHFNSLMDIIERVVTRSLSLTESAGQDTSSLEDVKTSVLGLMVILQTKLYTLPASHAMRVYEMLVNHIQLHYRNLYSSPMASSIRLQVFDFFLLLRADSLKRVGLPNKDGAVRFSPYCLCESVSESEKRVSDRKSSGTLSPPAGSPSLTSQSGCPRLGFLPFSLAFGVILQCLKQETDWKVLKLVLNKLPECLRYKLLILSSPCNIDQLSASLCTMLSDRSASDRLYNTPDGFSRTDLQLAVVPVLTALTSYHPYLDLSKQREMVHCLETGLIYRCAKQCVVALSMCMVEMPGILIKSLPMLIVKLTHISATVTMAIPMLEFLSTLVRLPHLYWNFAPEQYVSVFAISLPYTNPSKFNQYIVFLAHHVIAMWFIRCRLSFRRDFVPYITKGLRSNVLQSFDDTPEKGSFRARSTSLNERPKSRMQTSVTSSSLSSADESSMAQADDSLKNLHLELTEICLDMMARYVFSNFTAVPKRSPVGEFLLDGGRTKTWLVGNKLVTVTTSVGRGTRSLLGLDTGDVPKEGDADVGSSMQPEFKEAPKMEQQARKQGMQTPRHRVRSMSGGHGLRAGSEAVSLSSPGGAPGSRVDKTPRRVQVKKEKATLADFVPVLTQGWAEILVRRPTGNTSWLMSLENPLSPFSSDINNMPLQELSNALMAAERFKEHRETALYKSLSMPTSTLSSPASKPTLLQRSNTESSVVPEEGSQLDVEGDVTSPRGSQELDDFEAVINDDTTSEAKTDKKTDGISRSSSTSSQEESTSQHTEELELGGIPIEGSSRELPFQPSQTLSKSSSSPELQTLQEIPKEPDSKDPIQTPVLETKPLLHSASTEPVPSKPEEEVSAAATPKPEAGSRLEPGLPQQAPQSPSGYRPRGHTISDSEPSRRGRRINIDAFKNSTKATKAEKVPGIDPSFVFLQLYHSPFFGDESNKPILVPNTQTFERTMKLLDQIPCYDTHKIGVLYVGEGQVGNERAILSNEHGSYRYTQFLTGLGKLIELKDTQPDKIFLGGLDGCGDDGQFTYCWHDDIMQVIFQITTLMPNKEIDPYRCNKKRHVGNNFVNIVYNDSGEFYKLGTLKGQFNFVDVNIQPLDCESNLVTLQCRKDMEGLVDISVAKIVSDKNLPFLARQMALHSNMASQVHHSRSNPTDIYPSKWIARLRHIKKMRPKIHDELLEMSANMPYPISSLSNKPPPQNPPSASGSFETGQRTRLISAVDDFTEFA; encoded by the exons ATGGCAAGACAAATGGGCCGAGACCCCGGCCTGAAGGAGAAGGTGAAAATGTTCCTGGGCCTGGGACCATCACGTGGAAAGTCCAAGCACTCCGAGTGGCGGCAGCCGGAGTACATCATCACCGCCGAGCTGCTGAAA GAGCTGAGTCCAGAGAGCGCGCTGAGCATTCGCGTCCGGGCCATGAATCAAATCTGCGAGCTGGCAAAAACCAAAAAATTTGAGGAT CACGCAGTGGAAGCAATCTGGACATCCATCGTGGATCTGCTGGAACCCGATCAACCAGCAGAGGGCAGACACAACGTCCTCAACCTACTGAAAAGCCTCATCGTAGGACAG GGTGACCGGCTGGGCTTTCTCCGGGCTCATTTCTTCCACGTCATAAAGGACTACCCCAGCAACGAGGACCTCGTGGAGAGGCTGGAGGTGTTCAAAGCTCTGACTGATAACGGCCGGTACATCACCTACCTTGAAGAGGAGCTAG CCGACTTTGTCCTGCAGTGGATGGAGTTCGGCTTGTCTCCAGATTTCCTGCTGGTGCTGGTGAACCTGGTGAAGTTCCACAGCTGTTATCTGGAAAGTTATATTGCTCCTATGGTGCA AATGATTTGTCTGCTTTGTAACCGGACTACTTCTTCCTATGATATTGAG GTGTCTCTAAAGGTCCTGGACGCCGTGGTTTGCTATAACTGCCTGCCGTCCGAGAGCATCCCCACTTTTGTGATCACGTTGTGCCGGACAATCAACATTAAGGAGCTGTGCGAACCCTGCTGGAAG CTGATGAGGAACCTCCTGGGCACACATCTCGGGCACAGCGCTATTTATACCATGAGCTGCATCATGGAAGACAA AGTCTATTCGGAGGACGCCCCCCTACTGAGGGGAGCTGTGTTTTTTGTGGGAATGGGGCTGTGGGGTGCACATAGGTTATTCTGTTTGAAGAACTCTCCAATATCTGTGCTACCCTCCTTTCTAAAG GCGATGAACTGTCCAAACGCAGTGGTGTCTTATGAGATCGTCCTGTCAATCATAAGACTGATCAAGAAGTACGGTCGGGAGGTGCAGGCGGTCACGTGGGACGTCGTCTTGGATATCGTGGAGCGGTTGTTCCAGCAGTTCCAG GTGCTGCGGAGTCAGGAGTTAAAGGCGGCTGTGCACAACCTATTAACTGCTGTAGAGGAGCTCTATGACCAGAATGACTTCCATGGGGACGAGGAGAGGTTCTTTGATCTTGTGGAGAAGAACTCCGATGAGCGGCCT GCGGCCTCTGTAGTGAATCTCATAACGTACAGAGCCCAGAGCATCCACCCGGGCAAGGAGGGATGGGTGCAGGACCTGCAGAAACTGATGGACAAGTACTTCAG GAATGAGTCCCGCTGCGTTGTACGTATGAAGGTCTTAGATGTCTTGTCTTTCGCTCTCAGCATTAACAGACAGTTTTACGAG GAAGAACTGATTGAGAAGGTAGTTACCTGTCAGCTGGCCCACATCCCAGAAGATAAGGATCATCAGGTTCGAAAACTTGCCACCCAACTTCTGGGCGACTTGGCTGAATGCTGCCACTCTTGCCACTTCAACAGCCTGATGGATATCATTGAGAGG GTTGTGACCCGTTCTTTGTCTTTGACTGAATCTGCAGGACAGGACACCTCATCCCTGGAAGATGTGAAGACCTCTGTACTTGGGCTAATGGTTATATTACAG ACCAAGCTATATACTCTACCGGCAAGTCATGCCATGCGTGTGTACGAGATGCTGGTCAACCATATCCAGTTGCACTACAGAAACCTGTATAGCTCCCCCATGGCCAGCAGTATTCGCCTCCAG GTGTTTGATTTCTTCTTGCTGCTGAGAGCCGACTCTCTGAAACGCGTTGGTCTTCCCAACAAGGATGGAGCTGTGCGATTCAGCCCGTATTGTCTCTGTGAATCTGT GAGCGAGTCTGAGAAAAGGGTGTCGGACAGGAAATCCTCTGGTACCCTGTCACCTCCTGCTGGAAGTCCTAGCCTCACATCTCAGAGCGGTTGTCCTCGCTTGGGCTTTCTGCCATTCTCATTGGCATTTGGCGTCATCCTGCAATGTCTCAAACAG GAGACGGACTGGAAAGTTCTGAAACTGGTTCTCAACAAGCTACCCGAGTGCCTTCGGTACAAACTCCTCAtcctgtcctctccctgcaacattgACCAGCTGTCTGCGTCCCTGTGTACCATG CTCTCAGACCGAAGCGCAAGCGACCGTCTTTACAACACACCAGATGGCTTCTCTCGTACTGACCTACAGCTTGCAGTGGTTCCTGTGCTGACTGCATTGACTTCATACCACCCTTACCTGGACCTCAGTAAACAG AGGGAAATGGTGCATTGTCTGGAAACCGGCCTGATCTACCGCTGTGCCAAGCAGTGTGTGGTTGCCCTGTCCATGTGCATGGTAGAGATGCCAGGGATCCTGATTAAATCATTGCCAATGCTCATTGTGAAGCTGACCCACATCTCCGCCACAGTCACCATGGCTATCCCCATGCTGGAGTTTCTGTCCA CTCTCGTTCGGCTGCCACATCTTTATTGGAACTTTGCTCCAGAGCAGTACGTTAGCGTGTTTGCCATTTCCCTTCCCTACACAAATCCATCAAA GTTTAATCAGTACATTGTGTTCCTGGCCCACCATGTCATTGCCATGTGGTTCATCCGATGCCGGCTCTCGTTCAGAAGGGACTTTGTGCCTTACATAACGAAG GGTCTCCGCTCCAATGTCCTGCAGAGCTTTGATGATACACCGGAAAAGGGGAGCTTCAGGGCCCGCAGTACTAGTCTGAATGAGCGGCCTAAAAG CCGGATGCAGACCTCTGTGACCAGCTCGAGCCTGAGCTCGGCCGACGAAAGCTCCATGGCCCAGGCCGATGACAGCTTGAAAAATCTTCACCTGGAGCTAACGGAGATCTGTCTAGACATGATGGCCAGATACGTGTTCTCCAACTTCACTGCGGTTCCCAAGAG GTCTCCAGTTGGTGAGTTCCTCCTGGATGGAGGCAGAACCAAGACATGGCTGGTCGGAAACAAATTGGTGACTGTGACAACAAGTGTAGGGAGGGGGACACGGTCCCTCCTTGGCTTGGATACTGGGGATGTCCCGAAGGAGGGAGATGCAGATGTCGG CTCGTCAATGCAACCTGAATTCAAAGAAGCTCCTAAGATGGAGCAGCAGGCGAGAAAGCAGGGTATGCAAACGCCGCGTCACAGAGTCCGCTCCATGTCTG gtggTCATGGACTACGAGCTGGATCTGAAGCCGTCTCTCTGTCTTCACCTGGGGGAGCTCCTGGAAGCAGAGTGGACAAGACTCCCCGTAGGGTCCAGGTGAAGAAGGAGAAGGCTACACTGGCTGATTTTGTTCCAGTGCTGACTCAGGGCTGGGCAGAGATACTCGTGCGTAGGCCGACAG GTAATACCAGCTGGCTTATGAGTTTGGAGAACCCCCTCAGTCCCTTCTCTTCAGACATTAACAATATGCCCCTCCAAGAACTGTCTAACGCCCTAATGGCAGCCGAGAGGTTCAAAGAGCATCGGGAGACTGCGCTCTACAAGTCCCTCTCCATGCCCACCTCCACCCTGAGCTCTCCTGCAAGCAAACCCACACTCCTCCAAAGGTCCAACACAG AATCCTCAGTGGTGCCTGAGGAAGGTTCCCAACTGGACGTTGAAGGAGATGTAACGTCCCCACGTGGTTCCCAAGAGCTGGATGACTTTGAAGCTGTGATTAACGATGACACCACCAGTGAAGCCAAGACAGACAAGAAGACTGATGGAATCAGCAGG TCGTCCTCCACCTCCAGTCAGGAAGAATCTACATCCCAGCACACAGAAGAGTTGGAGCTCGGTGGGATTCCTATAGAAGGTTCTTCACGTGAACTTCCTTTCCAACCTTCGCAAACACTAAGCAAGTCGAGTTCATCCCCTGAGCTTCAGACTTTGCAGGAGATTCCCAAGGAGCCCGACAGTAAAGACCCCATTCAAACCCCTGTGCTAGAAACGAAACCTCTGCTGCACAGTGCAAGCACGGAGCCTGTACCCAGCAAACCAGAGGAGGAGGTTTCTGCAGCAGCAACCCCAAAACCCGAGGCAGGTTCAAGGCTGGAACCAGGACTGCCACAACAGGCTCCACAGTCCCCAAGTGGGTACCGACCCAGGGGCCACACCATCTCCGACTCCGAACCTTCCAGACGAGGCAGAAGAATTAACATTGATGCTTTTAAGAACAGCACCAAGGCCACCAAAGCAGAGAAGGTGCCAGGAATAGACCCAAG CTTTGTATTTCTACAGCTCTACCACTCTCCTTTCTTCGGGGATGAGTCCAACAAGCCCATCCTGGTCCCCAATACTCAG ACATTTGAAAGAACTATGAAACTCCTTGACCAGATCCCGTGCTACGACACCCACAAGATAGGGGTCCTGTATGTTGGAGAAGGTCAG GTTGGCAATGAGCGGGCAATCCTATCCAACGAGCATGGATCCTACCGGTATACGCAGTTCCTGACCGGGCTGGGAAAGTTGATTGAGTTGAAGGACACTCAGCCCGACAAGATATTTCTGGGAGGACTGGACGGATGTGGAGACGATGGACAGTTCACCTACTGCTGGCACGATGACATCATGCAAG TCATATTCCAGATCACTACATTGATGCCAAACAAGGAGATAGACCCCTACCGCTGCAACAAGAAGAGACACGTGGGAAACAACTTTGTGAACATAGTGTATAACGACTCAGGAGAGTTTTATAAGCTGGGCACTCTTAAG GGTCAGTTCAACTTTGTGGACGTGAACATTCAGCCCCTGGACTGCGAGAGCAACTTGGTGACGTTACAGTGTCGGAAAG ATATGGAAGGACTGGTTGATATATCGGTCGCTAAAATAGTGTCCGATAAGAACTTGCCGTTCCTAGCCCGCCAGATGGCGCTGCACTCAAAC